A stretch of DNA from Yoonia sp. G8-12:
ATCCCTATTGCCGCACGTCAGAGCACAAGGCTTAGCAAAGCGGGCGCGCGGATCAAGCTATCTTTGGCATTGCGGACAAAAGAAAGATGACCGGCCCGATTGGACGATTCGGGTGATTGTCTTGTTGCATCCGTGGGTTACGCAAGGTTTGCCTTCACGGTCGTAAACTTGAAAAACATGTTGGAAATAGCCTAGTTCGCCATCCGACTGACGATAATCGCGCAGGGATGAACCGCCAGCGGCGATGGCTTCGGATAGAACATCGCGGATCAGGGGTACCAGAGACGCCACACGGGCGGCACTGATGCGCCCTGCTTTGCGCGCGGGGTGAATGCCTGCGCGAAACAGAACTTCGCAGACATAGATGTTGCCAAGCCCCGACACGATCCGCTGATCCAGCAGCGCCGATTTGATGGGCGTGTTGCGCCCTTTCAGGCGCTCGATCAGATAGGTTTCGTTAAAGGCATTGCCCAAAGGTTCCGGTCCAAGATCACGGATCAGCCAGTGATCTTCCTGGTGGGCGGTTTCCATCAGGTCCATCGCGCCAAAGCGCCGCGCATCATTAAAGGTGATGCGCGCGCCGTCATCCATGTGAAAGACGACGTGGTCGTGTTTTGCCGGCACCGGATGTGGATGGTGAAATTCGCCTACGGTGTGACCCGACACCAACATACGACCAGACATGCCAAGATGAATGAGGAGCGTTTCCGCGCTATCAAGATCCACAAGAATATATTTCGAGCGCCGCCGCAGCCCCAGCACACG
This window harbors:
- the mutM gene encoding bifunctional DNA-formamidopyrimidine glycosylase/DNA-(apurinic or apyrimidinic site) lyase, translated to MPELPEVETVKAGIAPVMQGHVIAQAEVNRPNLRWPFPERMVDRLTGKRVLGLRRRSKYILVDLDSAETLLIHLGMSGRMLVSGHTVGEFHHPHPVPAKHDHVVFHMDDGARITFNDARRFGAMDLMETAHQEDHWLIRDLGPEPLGNAFNETYLIERLKGRNTPIKSALLDQRIVSGLGNIYVCEVLFRAGIHPARKAGRISAARVASLVPLIRDVLSEAIAAGGSSLRDYRQSDGELGYFQHVFQVYDREGKPCVTHGCNKTITRIVQSGRSSFFCPQCQR